The region AAACCGAATGATCAATGCGGTGGGGGGGTCTGGGGGAGGAGCGACGCCGCTCCCCCCCAGAACCTGTGAATGCACTATGAGACAAGCCGCGTGAGAAACCGAATGATCAATGCGGTGGGGGGGTCTGGGGGAGGAGCGACGCCGCTCCCCCCCAGAACCAATTAAATGCTCTCCGCGTTGACGCGTCACTGGGAGCTGAAGCTTTTGGCGCTCGTCTTCTCGACGGCACTCTGGTTCTTCGTGATGACATCGGAAAAGACCAATGCCGTCCTGCCTCTGTCCATCGAGCTTCACTCGTTGCCCGCGGGCCTCGTGGTCACCGGGGAGCAGCCCGAGACGGTGGAAGTGCAGGTCCACGGTCTCCGCTCCGCTCTCGCGCGTGTCTCGCCTGAATCGATGCGCGTGCGCGTCAGCCTGGCCGGGTCCCGGCCCGGCGAGATGATGCTGCGGCTCGGCCCTGAGCAAATCATCGTGCCCGCGGGCGTGACCGTGCTGCGCGTGAACCCCGATATCGTGCGCATAGAGCTGGCCCGGGAGCGCTGATGGCCCGTCTCTTCGGCACCGACGGGATCCGGGGCGTGGCCAATGCGGAGCCGCTGACCACGGAGCTGGCCTTTCGTCTCGGGCGCCAGCTCGTGGCCACCCTCCTCGAGCACCATGGTCTCAGCAAGGGGCGGCTCGTGGTGGGCCGGGACACCCGGCTGTCCGGCCCCATGCTCGAGGGCGCTCTTGTCTCGGGAGCGCTCTCCGCGGGGGCCGACGTCTTCGCGGTGGGCGTGCTGCCCACTCCCGCCATCGCCTATCTCACGCGCGCTCTCGACGCCCAGGGGGGGGTGGTGCTGTCGGCCTCGCACAATTCCTTCGAGGACAACGGAATCAAGATCTTCTCCTCGGAAGGCTCCAAGTTCCCCGAGAGCTGGGAAAGCGAGATCGAGGCCCGCCTGAATGGCCGGGACGTGGCGCCCAAGCCGACGGGCAAGTACCTGGGCCGCCTCGTGCGCTACGACCGGGCGGAGGCCGACTACATCGCGCACGCGCGGCAGACCTTCCCCTTCGACCTGGCGGGACTGACGGTGACGCTCGACTGCGCTCACGGCGCCACGTATCGCGTGGCGCCCAAGCTCTTTCGGGCCCTGGGCGCCAAGGTCGTCGTGCAAGGGGCGCGCCCCAATGGTCTCAACATCAACCAGAAGTCGGGCGCCCTGCATGCCGAGCGTCTGACCGCGCGGGTCCGCGCGGCCCGCGCCGACATCGGGCTGGCCTTCGATGGCGATGGCGACCGGCTCATCGCCCTGGATGAGACGGGCGAGGTCCGCGACGGAGACTATCTTCTCGCCATCTGCGGGCGCCACCTGGCCTCGCTTCGCCGGCTCAAGACCGGCGTCGTGGTGACCACGGTCATGGCCAACCTGGGTCTCGACAAGGCGCTCGGGCAGGCGGGGATACGCACCATCAAGACCCAGGTCGGCGACCGCTATGTGCTCGAGGAGATGATCAAGACGGGCGCCAACCTCGGGGGCGAGCAGTCCGGGCATCTGCTCTTTCTCGATCACACGACAACGGGAGACGGCATCGTCTCCGCCCTGCAGCTCCTGTCCGTGCTTCGCGAGACCGGCCAGCCGCTGTCCGCGCTGTCGAAGTGTCTGACCAAGTTCCCGCAGGTGCTGATCAACGTGAGGGTTCGCGAGAAGCCGCCGCTGGAGTCCATTCCCGGGCTGACGGTCCTGCAGGCGTCTTTCGAGCGCGAGATGGCCTCCGGCGGTCGGATACTTCTGCGCTATTCCGGCACGGAGAATCTCGCCCGCGTCATGGTCGAGTACGAGGACGGAGACAGGGTCCGGACCATCGCCGCCGATCTCTCCCAGCTCATCAAGGGAGCCATCGGGGCGTGACGGTCATGGGCGTGGGGGTCGACCTGGCGCAGATCACGCGCATGCGTCGCGCGGTCGAGCGTTGGGACGAGCGTTTCCTGCGCCGCGTCTTCACCGAGGGCGAGCTCGCCTATTGCCGCCGCCGCCGCGATCCCATCCCCCACCTGGCCGCGCGCTTCGCGGCCAAGGAGGCGACGCTCAAGGCGCTCGGCACGGGTCTCCGCATGGGCGTCAACTGGCGCGAGCTCGAAGTCCGGCGCGAGCGCGGACAGGCGCCCGTCATGGTGCTGTCGGGCCGCTCCCAGGCCCTCGCGCGCGCCAAGGGCGCCTCGCGGGTCCTGCTCTCGCTCTCGCATGATGGTGACTACGCCTTGGCGCAGGCGCTCCTCGTCGGAGATCCGCCGGATGCCGGGGCGGCTTCTACCTAGCTTCGCGATCGGCCTCGCCATGCTGCTGTCCGGCTGCGCGGGGCTTCTGGGAGGCAAGCAGCCCGTGTCCATCGCCGAGAGCACGCGCCCGACCTTGCCGGGGCAGGGGACCTTCATCGTCCAGAAGGGCCGGCCCGGCTTCGTCATCGGGGCCCCGCACGGGACCACGGACAGCTTCACGGACATGATCGGCGCGGACCTGGCCAGGCTGACGGGCTTCAGCGCCGTCATCGCGCGAGGCTTCGGCAAGCTCGACGCCGAGGGCCGCCGCTACAATGTCAACCGGCCCACGGAGGGCGTGGCGGGGATGCCGCCGAGCAGTGAGAGGGAGAGTGCCGAGGCGCGTCGCGTCTTCGAGGGCTATGACCGATCCGTGATCGAGGCCGCGCAGGGACCGCTGCGCTACTATGTCGAGGTCCACGGCAACGCGCACAAGGAGACGGCCGGGCGCGTGGAGATCGCCACGGTGGGGATCAGCACGGATGAGGCCTGGCGGCTCAAGGCCCTGCTCGAGCTCGTGCGCGACGCGCACCTGCGATCCCAGCCCGATGCCCCGCGCCTGGACATCCTCGTGGGGCCGGTGGATGCCCTCCGCTACACGGCCTCCCAGGCCAGGGCGGGCGGCCTTCTCGCGCGCTCGGAGAAGGCCATGCACATCGAGCTGCCGCGGGTCGCGCGCACCACCTACCGCGGGACCTACACGGCCATGCTCGCCGACTTCCTCACGCAGTCCGCCGATCTGCTCGCCTCCTCGAAAGGGAGGTAGGGTGCAGCCGGTCTTCACGGCGGCCGAGATGCGGGCCCTGGACGCCCGCGCCATCGAGAAGCTCGGCATCCCGGGGCCGCAGCTCATGGAAAACGCGGGCCGCGGCGGCACCGCCGTGATCATCCGCGAGTGGGCGCCCATCCGCGGCAAGCGGGTGACCATCCTGTGCGGCAAGGGCAACAATGGCGGCGACGGCTTCGTCGTCGCGCGTCACCTGAAGGGGAAAGGCGCCCGGGCGCGTGTCCTGCTCCTGGGCCGGCGCGCCGAAGTCAAGGGCGATGCCGCCAAGGCCCTGCGCCGATGGCGCGGGCGCGTCGAGGAGATCAAGGACGACGAGGGCCTCGCCACCGTGCGGAGGGCTCTCACCGAGGCGGACATCGTGGTCGACGCGCTCCTGGGCACCGGTCTCAGCGGGGCCGTGCACGGGCTGCTCGCCCATACCATCGAGCTCGTCAACGATGTATGCGGGCGCGGCGCCATCCCCGTCATCGCGCTCGACCTGCCCTCGGGACTCGCGTCCGATGGCGGCCTGCTCCTCGGGCCCGCGATCCGCGCGGACCTTACCCTGACCTTTGCCGGCCTCAAGCGGGCGTTGCTTCTCTACCCGGCCGCCGAATACGCGGGGCGCGTCGTGGTGGTGCCGATCGGAATCGCTGAGGCGGAGGTCGGGCGCGGGATCACGACCTTTCTCCTGGAGGAGTCCGATGTGCGCGGTCTGTTCCCGCGCCGGCGTCCAGATGCCCACAAGGGTACGTACGGCCACCTTCTGGTGGTGGCGGGCTCTCTCGGCAAGAGCGGGGCGGCTGCCCTGGCGGGCACCGCGGCCCTCCGGAGCGGGGTCGGGCTCTGCACGGTGGCGACCGCGTCCTCGCAACAGCCGACCATCGCGGGCTTCGCCATGGAGCTCATGACGGAGGCGCTGCCCGAGACGGCGGGCCGGGCCATCGCCTTCAAGGCCAAGGACCACCTCGACGAGCTGGCGGCTCAACGCGACGCGCTGGCGGTGGGGCCGGGGCTCTCCCTCGACGCCGAGAGCCAGGCCCTCGCTCGCGCGCTCGTGTCCGAGGTGCCGCGGCCCATGGTCATCGACGCGGATGCCCTGTCCGCCCTGGCCGGCCACCTCGATCTGCTCGAGGAGGCCTCGTCGCCGCGCGTGCTCACGCCGCATCCGGGGGAGATGGCGCGGCTACTCGGCATGACGGTGGCCCAGGTCCAGGCCGACCGCATCGAGATCGTGCGGGAGTGCTGTGTCCGCTATCGCGTGCATCTGGTCTTGAAGGGGGCCCGCAGCGTCCTCGGATGCCCGGATGGACGCGTCTTCATCAATCCCACGGGCAATCCGGGCATGGCCACGGGCGGCAGCGGCGATGTGCTGACGGGGATGATCGGCGCCTTCCTCGCGAGACGCTTCGATCCGCTCGCCGCGCTCCAGGCGGGCTGCTACCTCCACGGTCTCGCGGGAGATCTGGCCGCGGCCGACCGCGGCGAGGAGGGGCTCATGGCCAGCGACATCATCCAGGCCATCCCGGCCGCGCTCACGCCGGGCCTCCGATGATCGAGCTGAGACGCTGCCCGCTGTTCGAGTTGAGCGGTGAAGCCGCGAGACGAGAGCTGAGTTGATCCCGCAGGCCTGCAGTTCGACCTGAAGGGCGAAGCTCTGAAGGGCGAGCTGGGTGGATCAGCGGCGAGGCGAGGGCTGAATAGTTGATCGTGGTCTGCCGGAACCCGGAGGAGACGCAGGCGCTCGGCGAGCGGCTGGGCCGGCGCCTCGGCGAAGGCTCGGTGGTGGCCTGCACGGGGGAGCTGGGAGCGGGCAAGACCTGTTTTCTCCAGGGCCTCGCCCGAGGGCTCGGGGTCACCGCTGATGTCACGAGCCCGACCTTCGTGCTCGTGAACCAGTATCGGGGTCGGCTGCCCGTGTATCACATCGACGCGTACCGCACGGAGAGCCTGACCGAGCTCGTGGACGTGGGTCTCGAGGAGATGGTCCATGGCTCCGGGGTGACCATCATCGAGTGGGCCGACAAGATCCTGCCCCTCCTGCCTTCCACCGCCATCACGGTCGCCATCAGCGGCCTCGGCGACGAGCCCCGCCAGATCGAGCTCACCGGGGCCGAGGAGATTCTGAACCGGCGAGGGCTGAGATAACCGTCTGAGACTGGGGACATTGACGCCTTCGCGAGCCGCGTGTTACTTCGGCCGCATGGGCAGGAGCACTCGCGGCACCGAATGGGCCACCGAAGAGCGTCCGCGTGAGCGCCTCTACCACAAGGGCGCGGCGGCGCTCTCCGATGCCGAGCTGCTCGCGATCCAGCTGGGGACCGGCGTGCCCGGACTCTCCGTGCTCGACGTCGCCCACGAGCTGCTGACGCAGTTCGGCTCGCTTCAGGAGCTGGCGGGGCGCGAGGTGGCCGAGGTGGCGGCCGTGCGCGGCGTGGGGCGCGCCAAGGCGGTGCGGCTGGCCTCCGCCTTCGAGATCACGCGGCGGCTCCGGTCACGGAATGGCGCGAGCCGACCGGCCCTCTCGAGCCCCGAGCAGGTGTTCGGGCGCTATGGGCCGCTCATGGAAGACCTCAAGAAAGAGGTCTTTCGGGTGGCCCTGCTGGACGCCCAGAACGGGCTCCTCAAGGACGTGGTGATCTCCGAGGGTACCCTGTCGGCCAGCCTCGTCCATCCCCGCGAGGTCTTCAAGCCCGCCATCGTGGAGTCGGCCGCCTCCATCATCCTGCTGCACAATCATCCGAGCGGCGACCCCACCCCGAGCCGCGAGGACGTGCGGCTGACCCGCCAGCTCGTCGAATGCTCGAAGCTCCTGGACCTGCCCATTCACGATCACGTCATCATCGGAAGGGAGCGCTTCATCAGCATGGCCCAACGAGGCAGTCTCTAGGGGAGACGAAAGCACCCCGGCGGCTCAAAAAGGTCCAGATGCGAGGCGGCGTCCGAAGGTCGCGCGCGAGGCGTAGTTCTTATTCGGCCCTCGCCTCGTGGCTGCGCCTCTCAGCTCGAACTGCCACGTACGTTGAGCGTGCGGGTCAACTCAGCTCTCGTCTCGCGACGGCCAGAGGCCGCCGCTCAACTCGAAGGGCGGGGCGCCAACGAAGCAGCTGGGCCTTTTTCAGCCGCCGGGCTAGCCTTTGGCGAGCTTCTCCACTTCCTTCTTCGACATGCCCTGGATACGCGCCAGGATGGACTTCACCTTTCGTTCCGAGGTGTGATCCGCGAGGATCAGCTTCTTCGACTTCGTGCCGTTGACGATGTAGGCGACCCAGTCGTCCAGGCTCGGCGTCCCCCGCCATGCCACGGTGAGCCCATTGA is a window of Candidatus Methylomirabilota bacterium DNA encoding:
- the radC gene encoding DNA repair protein RadC, with protein sequence MGRSTRGTEWATEERPRERLYHKGAAALSDAELLAIQLGTGVPGLSVLDVAHELLTQFGSLQELAGREVAEVAAVRGVGRAKAVRLASAFEITRRLRSRNGASRPALSSPEQVFGRYGPLMEDLKKEVFRVALLDAQNGLLKDVVISEGTLSASLVHPREVFKPAIVESAASIILLHNHPSGDPTPSREDVRLTRQLVECSKLLDLPIHDHVIIGRERFISMAQRGSL
- the glmM gene encoding phosphoglucosamine mutase yields the protein MARLFGTDGIRGVANAEPLTTELAFRLGRQLVATLLEHHGLSKGRLVVGRDTRLSGPMLEGALVSGALSAGADVFAVGVLPTPAIAYLTRALDAQGGVVLSASHNSFEDNGIKIFSSEGSKFPESWESEIEARLNGRDVAPKPTGKYLGRLVRYDRAEADYIAHARQTFPFDLAGLTVTLDCAHGATYRVAPKLFRALGAKVVVQGARPNGLNINQKSGALHAERLTARVRAARADIGLAFDGDGDRLIALDETGEVRDGDYLLAICGRHLASLRRLKTGVVVTTVMANLGLDKALGQAGIRTIKTQVGDRYVLEEMIKTGANLGGEQSGHLLFLDHTTTGDGIVSALQLLSVLRETGQPLSALSKCLTKFPQVLINVRVREKPPLESIPGLTVLQASFEREMASGGRILLRYSGTENLARVMVEYEDGDRVRTIAADLSQLIKGAIGA
- the acpS gene encoding holo-ACP synthase, yielding MGVGVDLAQITRMRRAVERWDERFLRRVFTEGELAYCRRRRDPIPHLAARFAAKEATLKALGTGLRMGVNWRELEVRRERGQAPVMVLSGRSQALARAKGASRVLLSLSHDGDYALAQALLVGDPPDAGAAST
- the tsaE gene encoding tRNA (adenosine(37)-N6)-threonylcarbamoyltransferase complex ATPase subunit type 1 TsaE, which codes for MVCRNPEETQALGERLGRRLGEGSVVACTGELGAGKTCFLQGLARGLGVTADVTSPTFVLVNQYRGRLPVYHIDAYRTESLTELVDVGLEEMVHGSGVTIIEWADKILPLLPSTAITVAISGLGDEPRQIELTGAEEILNRRGLR
- a CDS encoding NAD(P)H-hydrate dehydratase, with product MQPVFTAAEMRALDARAIEKLGIPGPQLMENAGRGGTAVIIREWAPIRGKRVTILCGKGNNGGDGFVVARHLKGKGARARVLLLGRRAEVKGDAAKALRRWRGRVEEIKDDEGLATVRRALTEADIVVDALLGTGLSGAVHGLLAHTIELVNDVCGRGAIPVIALDLPSGLASDGGLLLGPAIRADLTLTFAGLKRALLLYPAAEYAGRVVVVPIGIAEAEVGRGITTFLLEESDVRGLFPRRRPDAHKGTYGHLLVVAGSLGKSGAAALAGTAALRSGVGLCTVATASSQQPTIAGFAMELMTEALPETAGRAIAFKAKDHLDELAAQRDALAVGPGLSLDAESQALARALVSEVPRPMVIDADALSALAGHLDLLEEASSPRVLTPHPGEMARLLGMTVAQVQADRIEIVRECCVRYRVHLVLKGARSVLGCPDGRVFINPTGNPGMATGGSGDVLTGMIGAFLARRFDPLAALQAGCYLHGLAGDLAAADRGEEGLMASDIIQAIPAALTPGLR